The following proteins are encoded in a genomic region of Sphingopyxis sp. YF1:
- the glnA gene encoding type I glutamate--ammonia ligase: MATKPKDIIARIKENDIEWVDLRFTDPKGKWQHLTMVASILGEDELEDGLMFDGSSIEGWKAINESDMILKPDLDAVYDDPFSATPMLVIFCDIVEPSTGEGYARDPRTTAKRAEAYVASTGIGDTVYVGPEAEFFMFDDVRFETGYNKSGFEIDDIELPTNTGRSYEGGNLAHRPRAKGGYFPVAPVDSAVDIRAEMVSTMLEMGLPCDKHHHEVAAAQHELGLTFGTLTETADRMQIYKYVVHQVAHAYGKTATFMPKPIKDDNGSGMHTHISIWEKGKPLFAGNGYAGLSDMCLYFIGGVVKHAKALNAFTNPTTNSYKRLVPGFEAPVLLAYSSRNRSASCRIPYGAGAKSKRVEFRFPDAMANPYLCYSALLMAGLDGIQNKIHPGDAMDKNLYDLPPEELSEVPTVCGSLREALDSLLADHDFLLKGDVFSKDQIEAYVELKWDEVYRFEQTPSPVEFDMYYSA; this comes from the coding sequence ATGGCTACGAAGCCCAAGGATATCATCGCGCGGATCAAGGAAAACGACATCGAGTGGGTCGACCTGCGCTTCACCGACCCCAAGGGCAAGTGGCAGCACCTGACCATGGTCGCCTCGATCCTCGGCGAGGACGAGCTCGAAGACGGCCTGATGTTCGACGGTTCGTCGATCGAAGGCTGGAAGGCGATCAACGAGAGCGACATGATCCTCAAGCCCGACCTCGACGCGGTCTATGACGATCCCTTCTCGGCGACCCCGATGCTCGTGATCTTCTGCGACATTGTCGAGCCGTCGACCGGCGAAGGCTATGCCCGCGACCCGCGCACCACCGCGAAGCGCGCCGAGGCCTATGTCGCGTCGACCGGCATCGGCGACACCGTCTATGTCGGCCCCGAAGCCGAATTCTTCATGTTCGACGACGTCCGCTTCGAAACCGGCTACAACAAGTCGGGCTTCGAGATCGACGATATCGAGCTGCCGACGAACACCGGCCGCAGCTATGAGGGCGGCAACCTCGCGCACCGTCCGCGCGCCAAGGGCGGTTATTTCCCCGTCGCACCGGTCGACAGCGCCGTCGACATCCGCGCCGAGATGGTCTCGACGATGCTCGAAATGGGCCTGCCCTGCGACAAGCATCACCACGAAGTCGCGGCCGCGCAGCACGAGCTTGGCCTGACCTTCGGCACGCTCACCGAAACCGCTGACCGCATGCAGATCTACAAGTACGTCGTGCACCAGGTCGCGCATGCCTATGGCAAGACCGCGACCTTCATGCCGAAGCCGATCAAGGACGATAACGGCAGCGGGATGCACACGCACATCTCGATCTGGGAAAAGGGCAAGCCGCTCTTCGCGGGCAACGGCTACGCCGGCCTTTCGGACATGTGCCTCTATTTCATCGGCGGTGTCGTGAAACATGCCAAGGCACTCAACGCCTTCACCAACCCGACGACGAACAGCTACAAGCGTCTCGTCCCGGGCTTCGAAGCCCCGGTGCTGCTCGCCTATTCGTCGCGCAATCGTTCGGCCTCGTGCCGCATCCCGTACGGTGCGGGCGCCAAGTCGAAGCGCGTCGAATTCCGCTTCCCCGACGCGATGGCCAACCCCTATCTCTGCTATTCGGCGCTGCTGATGGCGGGCCTCGACGGCATCCAGAACAAGATCCACCCCGGCGACGCGATGGACAAGAATCTGTACGACCTGCCGCCCGAGGAACTGAGCGAAGTCCCGACCGTCTGCGGCTCGCTTCGCGAAGCGCTCGACAGCCTGCTCGCCGACCACGACTTCCTTCTGAAGGGCGACGTCTTCTCGAAGGACCAGATCGAAGCCTATGTCGAACTGAAGTGGGACGAGGTCTACCGTTTCGAACAGACGCCGAGCCCGGTCGAGTTCGACATGTACTACAGCGCCTGA
- a CDS encoding DUF3857 domain-containing protein, with product MAVFLAGSCLGLASPAIAADAPSYAAPAAWVVPTTGPLPAGDAATPWLLSDSQVLIEADKRSTFNDHAYRIASADALRNWDDLQFVWQPDRDDLIVHRLEIIRGGATIDLLAQGLKLTVLRREKDFEQKTIDGLLTATAAIEDLRVGDTVRFAVTLVERSDVLAGNSEAIVDVQAKPAAIAQGSVRVLWPKDLPVKWKAFGKGVAPVEQDKGGYHILSQAQPVVKQDEMPADAPLRYRRPPGLEFSTFPNWTDLSRTIAPLYATAGTVKEGGTLAAAIDRIAAATADPKARAAQALALVQNEVRYLYNGLANGNYVPQSPEATWSLRYGDCKAKTLLLLAALDRLGVAARPTLVHSTLGDALSQRLPTLGAFDHVIVQATIDGTDYWLDGTTAGTHIEDLADVPPFAHALPLTADGHDLAPLPVRQPARPQMTVSIAYDQSAGTAFPPLFDLDFTMRGELAARLATMKAQATPEQLRDMAQGVLSDFVNNGQIHTRSIEVDEARGTTTLRASGIGNLLWKRDEPRPYLPLDGLISDFEVRADRTRAAWRDIPVSGGGASLLVRHIRLKLPARPGFATEGDAQADMTIGGIRLRRDARLDGAKLDQSESIWTSGAEIATADLPAARAQTAAAKQREFRIRAPEGYPSRAEEIAEAKKAKRLAPLLAAYQKAIDDDPEEANGYLNRAVFYSGIFEPRAAIADVGEALKRDADADTYLRRAGLYFDTGDFALSLADAEKALELDPGSESATDFQIRLLAELARYDEALAIVDERIATAKDKRGWVGLKADTLGKAGRAEEGAVLLDEALAARPGDANLLNELCWLKGTRAFALESALKECTRAIELTDEPAQVLDSRAMVFFRLGRFEEARADLDAALKISPSVPGSLYLRGIILLRGNDREGGQADLALARLQQGRIDAEYAKFGIKP from the coding sequence ATGGCCGTTTTTCTTGCCGGTTCCTGTCTGGGACTGGCGTCGCCCGCTATCGCGGCCGACGCCCCGAGCTATGCCGCGCCTGCGGCGTGGGTTGTACCGACCACCGGTCCGCTGCCCGCGGGTGACGCCGCGACACCCTGGCTGCTGAGCGACAGCCAGGTGCTGATCGAGGCCGACAAGCGATCGACCTTCAACGACCACGCCTATCGCATCGCTTCGGCCGACGCGCTGCGCAACTGGGACGATCTGCAGTTCGTGTGGCAGCCCGACCGCGACGATCTGATCGTCCACCGGCTCGAGATCATTCGCGGCGGCGCGACAATCGACCTGCTCGCGCAGGGATTGAAGCTGACCGTGCTGCGCCGCGAAAAGGATTTCGAGCAGAAGACGATCGACGGCTTGCTCACCGCCACGGCGGCGATCGAGGATCTGCGCGTCGGCGACACGGTGCGCTTTGCGGTGACGCTCGTCGAGCGCAGCGACGTGCTCGCGGGCAACAGCGAGGCGATCGTCGATGTCCAGGCCAAGCCCGCCGCGATCGCACAGGGTTCGGTCCGCGTGCTGTGGCCCAAGGATTTGCCGGTGAAATGGAAGGCGTTCGGCAAGGGCGTCGCGCCCGTCGAACAGGACAAGGGCGGCTATCACATCCTCTCGCAGGCGCAGCCGGTGGTGAAGCAGGACGAGATGCCCGCCGACGCCCCGCTGCGTTACCGGCGTCCCCCCGGGCTCGAATTTTCGACCTTTCCGAACTGGACCGACCTGTCGCGCACCATCGCCCCGCTCTACGCCACCGCGGGGACGGTGAAGGAGGGCGGCACGCTCGCCGCCGCGATCGACCGGATCGCCGCAGCGACCGCCGATCCCAAGGCGCGCGCCGCGCAGGCGCTGGCGCTCGTCCAGAACGAGGTCCGTTACCTCTACAACGGCCTCGCCAACGGCAATTATGTGCCGCAGTCGCCCGAGGCGACATGGTCGCTGCGCTACGGCGACTGCAAGGCGAAGACACTGCTGCTGCTCGCGGCGCTCGATCGCCTCGGCGTCGCGGCGCGGCCGACGCTTGTCCATTCGACGCTCGGCGACGCGCTGTCGCAGCGGCTGCCCACGCTCGGCGCCTTCGACCATGTCATCGTGCAGGCGACGATCGACGGCACCGACTATTGGCTCGACGGCACCACCGCGGGGACGCATATCGAGGACCTCGCCGACGTCCCGCCTTTTGCCCATGCATTGCCGCTGACGGCCGACGGGCACGATCTCGCGCCGCTGCCGGTCCGCCAGCCCGCGCGGCCGCAGATGACGGTCAGCATCGCCTATGACCAGTCGGCGGGCACCGCCTTCCCGCCGCTGTTCGACCTCGACTTCACGATGCGCGGCGAACTTGCGGCGCGCCTCGCGACGATGAAAGCGCAGGCGACGCCCGAGCAGCTGCGCGACATGGCGCAGGGTGTTCTCTCCGACTTCGTCAACAACGGCCAGATTCATACGCGTTCGATCGAGGTCGACGAGGCAAGGGGCACGACGACGCTCCGCGCTTCCGGGATCGGCAACCTTCTGTGGAAGCGCGACGAACCGCGCCCCTATCTGCCGCTCGACGGGCTGATCTCCGATTTCGAGGTGCGCGCCGACCGCACGCGCGCAGCCTGGCGCGACATCCCCGTCTCGGGCGGCGGCGCCAGCCTGCTCGTCCGCCACATCCGCCTGAAGCTGCCCGCCCGTCCCGGTTTCGCGACGGAAGGCGACGCACAGGCAGACATGACGATCGGGGGCATCCGGCTGCGCCGCGACGCCCGGCTCGACGGCGCGAAGCTGGACCAGAGCGAGAGCATCTGGACCAGCGGCGCCGAAATCGCCACCGCCGACCTGCCCGCGGCGCGTGCGCAAACCGCCGCCGCCAAGCAGCGCGAGTTTCGCATCCGCGCGCCCGAGGGCTATCCGTCGCGGGCCGAGGAGATTGCCGAAGCCAAGAAGGCAAAGCGCCTCGCGCCGCTGCTCGCCGCCTACCAGAAGGCGATCGACGACGATCCCGAGGAAGCGAACGGCTACCTCAACCGCGCGGTCTTCTACAGCGGCATCTTCGAACCGCGCGCGGCGATCGCCGATGTCGGCGAAGCGCTGAAACGCGACGCCGATGCCGATACCTATCTGCGCCGCGCCGGCCTCTATTTCGACACCGGCGATTTCGCGCTGTCGCTCGCCGACGCCGAAAAGGCGCTGGAGCTCGATCCGGGTTCGGAGTCGGCGACCGATTTCCAGATCCGCCTGCTCGCCGAACTCGCGCGCTATGACGAGGCGCTGGCGATCGTCGACGAACGCATCGCCACGGCCAAGGACAAGCGCGGCTGGGTCGGGCTCAAGGCCGACACGCTCGGCAAGGCGGGACGCGCCGAAGAAGGCGCCGTCCTGCTCGACGAGGCGCTCGCGGCGCGCCCGGGCGACGCCAATCTGCTCAACGAGCTCTGCTGGCTCAAGGGCACACGCGCCTTCGCGCTCGAATCGGCGCTCAAGGAATGCACGCGCGCGATCGAACTAACCGACGAACCCGCGCAGGTGCTCGACAGCCGCGCAATGGTCTTCTTCCGCCTCGGCCGGTTCGAAGAGGCACGCGCCGACCTCGACGCCGCGCTCAAGATCAGCCCCAGCGTGCCCGGTTCGCTCTATCTGCGCGGGATCATC